The Saimiri boliviensis isolate mSaiBol1 chromosome 10, mSaiBol1.pri, whole genome shotgun sequence genomic sequence tcctgacttcaggtgatctgcctgcctaggcctcccaaagtgctaggattacagtcggGAGCCACCAAGTCCGGCCTAGATTGTTTAGCTGTAAGTTCCTAGgatacaaacagaaaacagactagggcagattatttatttgctttttattcttttcaaaacagAAGTGCAAAGCATGATTTTCCAAGTGTGGTGATGTTAACAGGTAATTTAGAGTGACATCTGGTGGTTGCCTGTTAGACGATAATTGTtgaagaaacaatttaaaagccTATAATAAATAAGACTACTAGATATAAAAAGATGAGAACGATGAATTAAAgtagtaaaaaaatttaaaaaacatattttaaatccccactaaagtttttaaaaaaatgctagttGCAGATTTTTCAATCCACttgtactttaaaaagaaacaatagattCTTTAAGAAAATGAGTACTTTTAACCAAAATTGTAATAACTGATGGCAGGAAATATGAATTGACTTATACTGGTTTGAAGAAAGATTCTGGCTTACGGGGGAAGCCGACTCAAAGGTTAAAGGAAAAATTTATTCATAAAGCAAAACCTTTAACGTCTCTCCAAACCTTTGAGGGTAGAGTGGGTATCGGCCGAGATGGTAAAATGTCCAGTGGGCAGGAACTATTTCCCCGGATCTCGCTTGCCGAGGAGAAAAACCCAGAGAACGCGACCCACGCGGCCTGCTGGATCGCACACTCGGTCGCAGATTGGTCGAGTCTGTTAGGGCTGCGGAAAAAGCGGAAGCGCGCTTTTCAAAGTCCTCCCACCGTCTATGAACGCAGACCACTTCCGGCGTGGCCATGGCGGCTAATGCTACTACGAACCCGTCGCAGCTGCTGCCGTTAGGTAATCGCCCTCCttttgggaggaggcagagggagctgaAGCTCAGCACTGGGGGCGAGGGGCTGTTCCGAGGCAGGCCCTGGCGGAGTGTGGGGAAATGTACAGGACCGAAGGCGGCTCGATTCTCTGCTGCAAGTCTCCGCGGCAGCGGGCCGCCCTGCTCTTTAACGTGGTCGGGCTCCTCCAGGCAAGGACTTCTGACTCCTCGAGCCAGACCGTCACTGGAAAAGATCCACATTTAATGAACGTGTCGTCGGCCTCCTTTGTTGTGACCTGCCTTTGCAGTGTTATGGATAGCAGGCCCACTTCTCAACCTGGCGTTATGATCCCCGGTTTAGATAGACTACTTTATGTATCTGATTGGTTAATGACCCTAGCACCCTGGTCCGGAATGAGCCTTAAATGAGGAATCTGCAAACTGGCTCTgtttgttattcattcattcaacaagtagtTACTGAGCATCTATACACTAGATACCGTTCCTGGGCATTTTTCAACGATAAACTTAAAACCATAGTCATTGCCTTCAGATAGCACACAAGAGAGTGCAGGAGAGAATACTGGACAAATAGACATCATGCTGCATAATGCTAGGCTGGCTAACGGGATGTTCAAGCTGGTGTCAGAGCAGAGGATAGACAGTTGAGGGAGGGAAGCAGTGACAGGAAAGAGTTTCCAGTGAATATAATTGTTGCCTGTCTTCTCTTATATTTTGTAGCTGGTGAAGAGTGATTGAGTTAGTGGACATGGCCATGATTGAAAAGTTTTCATTCCTTCATGCCACAGACTCTTGGAGTGCTCATTATGTGCCAAACGCTGTGCTTGACCTGAGATTTGTATTATAAGACCTAAAGttattgaatgaatatttttcctggtttttcttttactatatgCAAGTAAGAGTGCCAGTAGcctctcaaatatttgttgaaataatgaatggtaaaacaatattttttcctttttcagagcTTGTGGACAAATGTATTGGATCAAGAATTCACATTGTTATGAAGAGTGATAAGGAAATTGTTGGTACCCTTCTAGGATTTGATGACTTTGTCAGTATCCTTTTAAAAGGTTTTGGTGGTATAGGtttttcttaagtatttaatAACATAAGGACTATAGACAATCAGTGTATTTGTGATTATTATAATAAAAGTCAGTtcattctcaggaaacttatgataATGTTTTTAGGGGTATGTATTGGAAGAAGGTAAAGTTTCTATCCACAACAAGCATTCTAAATTTGAGCCATTGTGTTAAACATTATAATTAAAACTGAACAGGcgagcccagtggctcacacctgtaatcccagtgctttgggaggtcgaggtcggtggatcgcttgagcccaggagtttgagaccagcctgggcaacatgatgaaaccccgtctccacaaaaattacaaaaattagacgtGCACCTCTGGGCTCAGCTACtctggaatgctgaggcaggaggatcctttgagcccaagaggttgaggctgcactgaggggtgattgtgccactgcactccagcctggattacaaGAGTtagaacttgtctcaaaacaaacaaacaaacaaacaaacaaacaaacaaaaaaccaaaagcaaaagcaaagctGAACAAAGGCAGAAGCTAGGGTAAATTCTGCGTTTTCTTAACACCAAATTTCAGATATGGTACTGGAAGATGTCACTGAGTTGTGAGTAACATTAAAACTTAAAGAATTGGGGGGAAAGACAAAGAATTCTCTTCTAATTAAAGACAGTTTTACTACTGCTAAgtaaaattatgagaaaaaattaCCTGTTGGAATAACCTTAAAGAAAGATAGacattttgtctgtttatttgtaaaattgaaTCAGAGGATAATTACCTTAGTCATTACTAAACTCCTAGAAAATTAGTGGAGACACAGTTTTAAGGTAGAAGTTAACAAAAAGCCAGGAATCTTAGGGTTCAAGTCAAATCAAGGAACTGGCTGAacatggtagctcactcctgtaatcccagcgctttggaaggccaaagcaggaagattgagcctgggagtttgagactagtttgGCCAACAAaaggagacccctgtctctacaaaaaaatttaaaaattagttgggtatggtaaGGGGCAGCTGTAGTTCTAGCTGATCTGAAGGctgagaatcccttgagcctagcagctctaggctgcagtgagctataattgtacgTACCACTGTaccgagcctggccaacagagtaagaccctgtcttttaaaaaaacaaaacaaacctaaagGACATTTCATTTCATATCTAATCTCCTTGGCAAGCTTTCACTTCTTTTCATTAAGATCTGTCTGATATATGTGGGTCTTAGGTCAGTGAGTTCATTCTATTGCTTTTGATGAAGGGTACATTACCTAGTGGATAACCTTTGTATCTGAAAATTGTTGATGTAATTGCCCAACTTACAGTAGTTTAGTTGCAAGAATAACCTTTTTAGAGAGGgaaagtatttataaaatgttgGTTTTGATTGTCACTGTTTATCCTGACtgtattttttctattcatttagtGAAATTACACCAGAAGGAAGAAGGATTACTAAATTAGATCAGATTTTgctaaatggaaataatataacAATGGTAAGACACATTGAAACTGTTTTATTTAGATGGGAGCCCATTTTTGTGGGGCAGTGATTACGAACTAACCTTAATGCGGCTTCCTTGACTAAATGATCATGGCCAAGTGGTATTTAAGATGGGAAAGGGGTTCTCTGTGGTCAGGGCCTTACAGCTGAGCTGTTGAAGAGGCATTGGGCCTAAAGTTAGTTTGCTTGGaacttttaatcatttattttgtcaGAAATTGCTGTTGAGATAGTAAGTATTAATTGATGATGTTGGGAATTGTAAATAGATATTGACAGTCTCGAGAAAATGGGAATGTGGAGTCAGGAGAGAAAAAGGTAGCTTAATGAAGAGCAAGGGGTTTTTAGATGACATGGTGGTAGTGTTATTAATAAACTGTCTTTCCTCTTTATGCAGCTGGTTCCTGGAGGAGAAGGACCTGAAGTATGAATGAGTTTCCTTGGCTTACACTAGATTCTGTTTTGTCTTATAATGACaagaaaatggaatttctttttgctttctgtttaaaTCCCATAAAGCTAAGTTTCCCGTTAAAGGGAAGTGCTTTGAAGATGTGTACCCATTTTTGTAAGTTAATCATGATTATTCTGGAAAAAGAAGAGTTTCTTCTTTGAAGAcgaaaataaaagtgtttttggttaactgtcattttatttattgtcctCCAGTAGCCAGTGGAATAGCAATTATAGTTATTTTGCCACTTACTTTTCTGTCATTATATGcctatttgttttctcatttacattACCATTTGATTGTCACACAAAAGTTGTTCCAAACAAAATGATGAACTTTGATTTGAACAGGTGCATTTAAACAACTGGAAACAATCACTtagaaaattcaattaaaatgctGTTGTTATATAATGAGAATTTTTTACTGATTTCAAATTCCATGAACTCCTGTTGAAAACAAAcagagcaggccaggcacggtggctcaagcctgtaatcccagcactgtgggaggccgaggtgggcagatcacgaggtcaagagatcgagaccatcctggccaacatggtgaaaccctgtttctactaaaaatacaaaaattagctggacgtggtggcgtgtgcctgtggtcccagctactcgggaggctgaggcaggagaattgtttgaacccgggaggcagaggttgcagtgagctgaaattgtgccactgcactccagcctagtgcctggtgacagaacgagactctgtctcaaaaacaaacaagcaaacaatatACAGGTAATATATGCACATTGTAGAAATGCAGGAATTATCTATTGGAATTACCCTAAAGATAGAAATTTTATCTATTTGCTTGTAAATTGGTTCAGAGAGTTATTACCTTAATGCAATTATTACTGAATTGCCAGGAAATTAGTGGAGACAGACCTTTAAGGTAAAAGATACTAAAAACAGCCATGAACTCTAGGGCTCAGATCAAATCAAATAACTGTTAATAAGATGATTGAACTGTATACATTAAGTCAAAGACAAGAACtcctattaaaaacaaacaggtaATATATGCACATTGTAGAATTCTATGtaagcaaaaaggagaaaattgaTCATGCTTTGCTGTATATCTTTATAGACTTTCTCAGTCTACTGTcagtacacattttattttacttgttcatCCTGCTAATACCCTCCACCTAGGtcattttttgaatttaaatGGTGAATATCTTTGTGtcaaatatttcaatattaatgttcacataatattttattaaatggatTTACTATAAATTATTTAGCCTATTCTTGTTGGCCACAGTAGTCTAAGtagatcttttatatttttatttttctagagtaAACTCAAAAATATAAGATCAAAGGGTATAGATTGTGTTGCCAAGAAAATGTTTGTGCCAATATACATTTTTGCCAGAAGTCTTTCGTAGTACTATTTATATCCTTCCCAATATTAGCTGTGTTCTACCTTCTCTCCTCTGTCATTTTTTACAAGCAAAACCTggcatgtttaaaattttcttttcttttgtttttggagagaaGAGTggagtggtgctatcttggcttaacgtgacctctgcctcccaggttcaagctgttcttctgtctcagcctcccaagtagctgtgattataggtgggctaatttttgtatttttaatagagacggggtttcaccatgttggccaggatggtcttgaactcctgacctctagtgatccacccgtcttggcctcccgaagtgctgatcctgacctctagtgatccacctgccttggccttccaaagtgctgggattacaggcatgagccaccaggcctagcctaaaattttcttcattaatattgatctcatttgtattttgtaaataacTTATCTGATGAGGCTTTTGCCATtgattggcttcccaaagtgctgagattacaggtgtgagccaccatgtctgacctcattttgtaatattttgtagagaccaggtgtcactatgttgcccaggctggttactCTTAACACAAAATAAGAGTATTTAGTTTTGGATTTTAATTCTAGTGGAATTGAATGTTTTTGAACTTTGATTTGCAAAGAGATTTAAGTTCTAGTAAATTTGATAATAGGAGAGGATTATATATAGATCTGGGCATCTCTGTTCTTGGCATTCTATTATTGGGTGTTAATGTGCCAACATGCCACGTTGGACCATGTGTTAGTTGTTCTCCAGAGACAACCaatagtatatgtatatagataaaTGAGGGCATTTATTAGAGGAATTGGTTCATGCAATTATGGAGATCTTGATGTGgttcagtccaagtccaaagagGGCAGAACTTGGGATGCTGAAGATAAAATCCTCAGTCTGAGGCTTAAGGCCTGAGAACCCAGTGGGCTGCTAGTGTAAGCCCTGGAGTCCAAAGCTCTCCGAGAGCTGGGATAGACTCTTCCTTCTCTGTCCTCAGGACAACTTGATCAGAACATcaggagttctgatgtccaaggacagagaaagaagagcataTCTCAGCTCTAGGAGGGAGACAGGCATGttgccttttctctgtttttgttctctttgGGCCCTCTGTCAACTGGATGCTGGTCCACATTGAAGGTGTAGCTCACCTAGTCCCCTCAGACTCACACCCTACAGTAGtctggaaacaccctcatagGCATACccaaataatgctttaccaggtTTCTAGATATCCTTAATCCAGTTAACTTGACACCTAAAATTAGCCTTCACCGATCATGTGGTTGGGGATACTGTGGGAAATGGAGTGAATTTTCAGACTTAGAATTACAGAAGCCTTGGAGTTCCCTTAATTAATGTGTTATTCTGACTCCGTTCAGAGCCTTTTGGGTCAAAATCTGAACTGCTTTCAGTGATCCCAACAGTAGTTGGATTTGGGAGTGATTAACTGTGTTCTTCTCTATGGCTTTAATGGTTAAGTCCAGTcggtgaaaagaacaaaaagaagggAAATGTAAGGGAAGAATGCTTCTTTTCTACCTTGGATGTTTTCTTCTATGTAAAAGATTAATTAGTGTAACACATCTGccctctctctgtccctttatTCTCTATGCCCAGACACATGCAGACTGATAGCCTGAGGGAGTGTGGGTTCTGCTCTGCTTTTTCCTGTAAGTTTTGGAGGTATATGCCCCACGTAAAGAAGTCTGGGGTGGTCAATAATGCCTATGGTTTGGTGGGTAAATCTGAATAATTCTGGAGTTCCAAAGAAGTTAACTACAGTCTGTAGATAGAAGTTACGTCGTCCACTTAGCCTGTGTCAGTAATAAAAATCACCGCTGTCTGTTTACCAGTTTGCCTTTTTTCTCAATTGGTTCAGAATTCAGTTGTGGAAGAAGAGTGCTAATTATCAGCTCCCTCAAAACTCCAATAGCCCTCAAGTCTCTGCTGCACTAAGACAACAACCtcttctgccttcctgccttcctcccatctCTACCCTGGCACATCTGTCCATCCCAGTCATCAAAGCAACCGATTAATCTATAATGCAGGATATGGTCATGTCATGTTTGGCTTTTAAGCCTTTCAGTAAGTCACCTTCCATACAATGAAAGACCAAGTTTCTTACCAGGTTACCACGAGGGGTTCCTATTGACCTCTCAACCACAACTCAGTCTCGCCTTAACAGCACAGAATTTCTAACACTGGCTGTTTCCCCTCTTTGGCCTTTGGCTTCACTCAGGTCGGACTTTTGTGGGAAGAGCCTTATCTCCAAACTTCTCTTCACTTGGTTTACTTGTACTCAAGACTAGGCTCAAGTGTCACTTCCTCCGGAAATTCCTATGGGATCCCTCAGCCCTCTATCACTACTCAATGCTTATATGGGACAGGTCATGGAGGTTTCTGTCATACTGTGAAACTGTCTTGAATAGCTATTCTCTCCTAGAAAAATAACAACCTCAGGCAGTTAATACCATGCACTGTCCTGATTTCAAGGGAAACAAATCCTGTTACACTGTTGGACTGTAGACTAGGATGTGGGCCAGGCCACCATCGTCTGAGTATGTTGAGTTTGGTTGGTGTGGTAAATAGGCCctcagtgcagtgatgcaattggGCTTCTAGCTGTTAACGGGAAAGATCAGAGGCAGAAGCTTGGGAGCAGGGTCCTGGTGCTCCCTGAGTCCCTCTTTTGGAAGACAGCAGGCCTCCTGGCTGACCTCTCTCTAAGAAGTGATCTCAGATCAGCCTGACACCCAAATCCACGCTCTATTTATTTCAGTCACAAGGAGTTCAGGTCAGTGAGTATGAAGCTGAAATAGAGAGCGGTCAGAAAACAGACCTAATCTACTTTATCCAGGAGTGACCCTGACTGAATCTTCGCTTCGCAGGCGTTTCATTcttgaatttaagaaaatcatgCATGACATCAACTGATCACAAGAGGGCACTGTGGAACTAGGCAGCTAGTTGCTAGAGCTAAGGCTTTTTAGTTTTCCTCAGAGCCTCCTTAGAACTCAGGTTTCTGCTCTCCCACTCTGGTGTACTTACTATTGAATCACACCACAAGGGCAGGTAAGGGGCTGAATTTATCCTACTATTTCACTCcacccccattttttttcttttcttttctttttttttatcaaaagaagaatctgtttttcattcatatatttCATCCATATTTTCTATATGAGGTGCCTTTTCTATTGTAAAATATTGTCTTTCAGCAGGTAGCATTGTGAACGAAAACATGGGCTGTAGAATCAGACTTACCTTGACTCTAATCTTACCCCGATTGGTTAATTGTGTGATTTGGGGCAGTTGACTTAACTTCTCTAGCTTCAATTCCTTCATTCATAAATTGGGAATAATAAGCACCTCTCAAGGTTGTAAAGACTGACAAAGATAAGGTATGTAAATCATCCagtatagtttctttctttcttttttttttttctttgagagggagtcttgctctgtcgccagctggagtgcagtggtgcgatctcagctcactgcaacctctgctgcctgggttcaagtgattcccctgcctcagcctcctaagtagctgggactacaagtgtgcaccaccacaaccggctaatttttgtcttttagtagagatgggatttcaccatgttggccaggatgaagttgatctcctgacctcgtgatctgcccaccttggcctcccaaagtgctgggattacaggtgtgagccactgtgccctatcCCAGCATAGTTTCAATTACataataagtgcttaataaatggtgctagttATTAtgtattatcattatttaaagAGCCTCTGAATCAACTTATTTTTACAGGTTTTCCATCACAATAATTCCTTTTCAATAGTTGGAGCTACCTGTCACTTAGTCCATAACAGTTACCTCAAGAATAGAACCCctagttattaaaattttttttttttttttttttttttttttttttttttttttgagacggagttccactcttgttacccaggctggagtgcaatggcgctatctcggctcaccgcaacctccgcctcctgggctcaggcagttctcctgcctcagcctcctaagtagctgggattacaggcacgcgccaccacgcccagctagtttttttgtatttttagtagagacggggtttcacatgttgaccaggatggtctcgatctctcgacctcgtgatccacccgcctcggcctcccaaagtgctgggattacaggcttgagccactgcgcccggccaaaaaaattttttttttgaaacaaaacctCACTCTGATTGTtccactagagtgcagtggcatgatctcggttcactgcaacctctacctctcgggttaagcgattcttgtgcctcagcctcccaagtagctagtattacaggcacccaccatcacactcagctaatttttgtatttttagtacagatgaggtttcaccatgttgaccaggttggtgtcaaactcctgacctcaggtgatccacctgccttggccttctgaagtgctgggattataggtgtgagccaccttgctcggCCAAGCccctagttatttttaaatcttctgtcACACAAAGTACAGTGCTTAGGGCACAGGACTCAGatgatattttttgaaatagatgGTGACTAAGAATGTGGGCTTTATTAATtggaaaataattgaactcaCAAAGCAATGAGCTTTAAGATAgtaaaagtagtaaaataaagAGGTGGaagatttcaaaatatgttcaCCATTATCATTAAATCTTTAATAAAGcaaccatttattgagtaccacTTTGTGCCTGCCCCCGAGAAGCTCACTGCCTGGCCAGAGAGCTGGAGATCTCCCTACATGTGATATGATGTCATGAATACATTAGCCTTTCCAGCATGTAAAGAGGAGAGGGCTGGATTCTGCTTGtgggagggggaagaaggaaagCCACCTTGCTAGATACTCTCTGTCTGCTCCATCCATTCCCTGCTCTGTGTCCTGGGATGCTGAATCCAGCCTACTGTGCAGCCTGTGCTCACTTACTCTCTCATGACAGGTGGGAGATGAAAGGGTGGGAAGAAAGAGTGGCTGGGCCATTTCTTCCCTGGCACAGGCTGGCTTCAGCACTCTGTCTCAGCAGTGGCTGAGCCTCCCCATGATTGTAGCATGTACTGGCAGCTCCTCTTCCATGTTTCtagctctctttctttttttttcttttaagctctGGCAAGAAGTCTCTagctgtctctttttttaaattacagcaaTTATTACctgataataattattatttaatttatttattcatttatttatttatttattttgagacagagtctttctctgttgccaggttggagtataggagtgtgatcttgactcacggcaacctctgcctctgaggttcaagcgattcttctgcctcagccccctgagtagccgggactacaggcgcgcgccaccatgcctggctaatttttgtatttttagtagagttagggtttcaccatgatggccaggatggtttaggtctctcgacctcgtgatccgtctgcctcaacctcccaaagtgctgggattacaggtgttgagccCCCGCTCCCaacctattattattttaccaaagCAAAGAAGTCTTTAGCTCTAAAGGGCTCTAGTAACACGTCTCCTCTCCTTATCCCATTCGGTCCTGGGTTAGTAGCGCCTTCCCACATTTGCCATTGTCTGGGGCCTTACAGttgctcattaatttttttaatactacCTTATCTCTGTGAGTAATCCTTTCATTAAATAAAGTCTCCTCATCCGAACCTTGATGGGCCCAGAATGACGTAGCATCCTAGAAGAGGAGATCCTTGAGCTGGGCCTTGGCAAATGAGCAAGTTCCTGTCAGGCAGAAAGAGGGACAAAGAGAACAGGAGGGGAGTTTCGAGGGATCTGGCATTAGGGGCTGTGAGTGATGTGGAGTACCTGGAGCACAAGGCGCATCTGAAAATCGGGTTTGCCCGAGTCAAAATGAGCCTGGGCAACTTCTGGAGGGTGGAGTTAAGGGATTTCCTTCTCTAAAGGATCTGTTTGCACCATCCAGTTTACAAGGAGAATGGGGAATCTTTTGGGGGTTGCAGGTTCAGATCTATTCAGGCTTTTCTGGTGAATTGAGAAGAGAGTGCTTTGGTGGAATCCAGGATGAAGGGAGGATTTCAGAGGTCTTGAGGTTTTATCACAGGGGAAGAAAGAGTCATGGTTATGATGAAGTGCCTTCAAAAAACAGCTTGAGGTCAGAAAGGAGTAAAGATCCTAAAATGGCATAGTGACTCTGCTTGACGAAGCTAAATCTCCTCCCCTGGAGATGCACACCCTGAAGAGGAGAAGGGTTtactaaaaaccaaaaccaaaccaatgaCAAGAGCTGCACAGCTTTCTGgatgtaaactatgcatctgcTGGGCCCAGAAGGGCCCCCTGATAGGAAGGAGTCCAGGCACTGTGTCAGTCACACACAGAAGTAGAGAGGCGATGAATTTGGAAAGGGAAATGGAAGGGCAATCAGAAAACTTGAGTTTGTCACCAAGTGGCTGTGTAACCTTGGGGCAAGTCGCTCTTTTCTATTCCAGGGCTTCAGCTGATTTACCTATAAAACAAGAGTTCagttgaatttttgtatttttagtagagatggggtttcgccttgtgggccaggctagtcttgaattactgacctcaagtgatgtgcctggtttggcctcccaaagtcctggattacaggtgtgagccatggtgtccAGCCATCCTAcctgtatttttcaaataaaatctgtaGTTAAAACAATCATTTTCTTGAGAGACTTGTTACTTCAGAATACTAAAggcaaaaacatatttaatgcgaatgaataaataaacacgtggaaagaaacaaagaaagatagTCTtttgctgggcaaggtggctcatgcctgtaatcccagcactttgagagactgaggtgggtacatcacaaggtcaggggatcaggaccatcctggctaacacggtgaaaccccgtctctactaaaaatacaaagaattagttGAGTGTgttgacacacgcctgtagtctcagctacttgggaggctgattcagcagaactgcttgaacctgggagatggaggttgcagtgagccaagatcatgccactgcattccactccagcctgggcgaccgagaaagatcccatcttaaaaaaaaaacaaaaagggacagtgttttgttttggtttgtttttttgtttagtttttttttttttttttttttttttttttttttttgagtcaggatctggctctgtcacccaggttgaagtgcagtggcatgcataatctgggctcactacaacttcctcctcccgggttcaagccactctcctgcttcagcctcctgaataactgggactatgggtgtatgccactacacctgggtagtttatatatatatatatattttttttttctttttttttttttttcttttttagagacagggttttgccatgttggtcaagctggtcttgaactcctgacctcgagtgatccacctgcctcagcctcccaaagtgctgggattacaggtgtgaaccaccatgctcagccttgaatttcttttcctagagaaaatgaatttcttacagaaatggaaataaagtttTTGACCTGCTTATGAAGATATCTTGACATGTAAATACAGATTAAACACAGAATTAGTTAAGTGTGATTCATTTAGAGATAAATATTCTGCTTTGAGACATTTAGAATCTAAGAAT encodes the following:
- the LSM5 gene encoding U6 snRNA-associated Sm-like protein LSm5 isoform X2; protein product: MAANATTNPSQLLPLELVDKCIGSRIHIVMKSDKEIVDMVLEDVTEFEITPEGRRITKLDQILLNGNNITMLVPGGEGPEV
- the LSM5 gene encoding U6 snRNA-associated Sm-like protein LSm5 isoform X1, producing the protein MAANATTNPSQLLPLELVDKCIGSRIHIVMKSDKEIVGTLLGFDDFVNMVLEDVTEFEITPEGRRITKLDQILLNGNNITMLVPGGEGPEV